One Candidatus Planktophila limnetica DNA segment encodes these proteins:
- a CDS encoding DMT family transporter: MRLDLLAALSGILISMQARANGELSLRLNNGLQAAFISFSSGLLIIAIISIFSPTIKSGAKRLRAAVVAKEIAPWTLFAGALGGAFVAVQTQIVPLIGVAIYSVASIAGQGATSLIVDRIGLTGGGKKPISPRRITAAVVTVLAVLVSVLDRIDAKDLSFIAVVLAGVAGAIVGVQRAMNGLINEHSKQSFTTSLLNFIMGSSVLGIALLVAVAIGKVEFVPLPAGPWWIYMGGTIGVIYIAFTSTIVQHLGVLTFTLFSTGGQLVGALLIDIYSPTKGVSVSAYLVSGIVMTFLGVLVGGVNSSKPLKR; encoded by the coding sequence ATGCGCCTTGATTTACTTGCAGCGCTCTCAGGAATCCTTATCTCCATGCAAGCGCGAGCAAATGGTGAGCTCTCCCTTCGCTTAAACAACGGATTACAAGCCGCGTTTATCTCATTTAGTTCAGGTTTACTGATCATTGCCATTATTTCTATCTTTAGTCCAACAATAAAAAGTGGCGCAAAGCGATTGCGCGCAGCAGTTGTTGCAAAAGAGATTGCGCCATGGACACTCTTTGCTGGCGCACTCGGTGGGGCATTTGTCGCCGTGCAAACACAAATCGTTCCTTTAATTGGTGTTGCTATTTATTCAGTGGCATCAATTGCAGGACAGGGCGCCACATCTCTGATTGTCGATCGCATTGGATTAACCGGCGGTGGTAAAAAACCAATTAGTCCACGCCGTATTACGGCCGCGGTTGTGACCGTGCTGGCAGTTCTGGTCTCTGTTCTAGATCGCATTGACGCAAAAGATTTATCATTTATTGCAGTTGTTTTAGCCGGTGTAGCGGGTGCCATCGTTGGTGTGCAGCGGGCAATGAACGGGCTAATCAATGAACACTCCAAGCAGAGCTTTACAACATCTCTTCTTAATTTCATTATGGGCTCTAGCGTTTTGGGAATAGCGTTGTTAGTTGCGGTCGCAATTGGAAAAGTTGAATTTGTGCCTCTTCCTGCTGGTCCTTGGTGGATCTATATGGGCGGAACAATCGGTGTTATTTATATTGCATTTACTTCCACAATCGTGCAGCACCTAGGAGTTTTGACCTTCACGTTATTTAGCACAGGCGGACAGTTAGTCGGTGCGCTCTTAATTGATATTTATTCACCGACTAAAGGAGTCAGCGTCTCTGCTTACTTAGTTAGCGGAATTGTTATGACTTTTCTTGGGGTTCTTGTGGGCGGCGTGAATAGTTCCAAACCATTGAAACGATAG
- a CDS encoding TIGR00645 family protein has translation MNKVVHTIEVVLFRARWLLAPLYIGLVGTLVLLAYRFVIEFIHLAQHIGDSDASTFTLDLLALLDLTLLANLILMVIFAGYENFVSRIDAAADSTDRPHWMGTIDFSGLKIKLIGSLVAISVIELLKDFIELSGEAEVGEGTIWRIAIHLTFVASGVLFALMDWIADKREFNGTHS, from the coding sequence ATGAACAAAGTCGTACACACAATCGAAGTCGTCCTCTTCCGCGCTCGCTGGTTACTGGCACCTCTTTATATTGGCCTGGTTGGAACGCTTGTATTACTTGCCTATCGATTTGTTATCGAATTCATCCACCTTGCACAACACATCGGTGATTCAGATGCCAGCACCTTTACTTTAGATTTATTGGCTCTACTTGATCTAACCCTTCTAGCAAATCTCATTCTTATGGTGATTTTTGCAGGATATGAAAACTTCGTCTCTCGCATTGATGCTGCTGCAGATTCCACTGATCGCCCACACTGGATGGGAACAATTGACTTCAGTGGACTTAAAATCAAATTAATTGGTTCACTCGTTGCAATCTCTGTGATCGAATTGCTTAAAGACTTTATTGAACTCTCAGGAGAAGCCGAAGTTGGAGAAGGCACAATTTGGCGAATCGCTATTCACCTAACATTTGTCGCATCTGGAGTTCTCTTTGCACTGATGGATTGGATTGCAGATAAGCGGGAGTTCAACGGTACGCATTCGTAA